The proteins below are encoded in one region of Candidatus Methylomirabilota bacterium:
- the htpX gene encoding zinc metalloprotease HtpX codes for MANLIKTGFLLIVLTCLLVLVGGALGGQQGMTIAFILALVMNVGSYWFSDKIVLSMYGAQRLDEAQAPNLHAILRRLTTRAGLPMPPVYLIPSDTPNAFATGRNPQHAAVAVTQGILRVLDDEELEGVLAHELSHVKNRDVLVSTIAATLAGAITYLAHMAQWAAFWGGGRSDDEEGGGNPIALILMAVLAPIAALLVQLAVSRAREFQADATGARIAGKPWGLAKALEKLEMANATAPLAANPSTAHLFIVNPLSGQSLMRLFSTHPPIEERIARLRAMRA; via the coding sequence ATGGCAAACCTGATCAAGACCGGCTTCCTCCTGATCGTCCTCACGTGCCTGCTCGTGCTCGTCGGCGGAGCGCTGGGCGGCCAGCAGGGCATGACCATCGCGTTCATTCTGGCGCTCGTCATGAACGTCGGGAGCTACTGGTTCTCCGACAAGATCGTGCTGTCCATGTACGGCGCCCAGCGCCTCGACGAGGCGCAGGCGCCGAACCTCCACGCGATCCTCCGGCGGCTCACCACCCGCGCGGGCCTCCCGATGCCGCCGGTCTATCTCATCCCGAGCGACACGCCGAACGCCTTCGCCACGGGCCGCAACCCGCAGCACGCCGCGGTGGCCGTGACCCAGGGCATCCTCCGCGTCCTGGACGACGAGGAGCTCGAGGGCGTGCTCGCCCACGAGCTCTCGCACGTGAAGAACCGCGACGTCCTCGTCTCGACGATCGCCGCGACGCTCGCGGGCGCCATCACCTACCTCGCGCACATGGCGCAGTGGGCCGCGTTCTGGGGCGGCGGGCGGAGCGACGACGAGGAGGGCGGGGGGAATCCGATCGCGTTGATCCTGATGGCGGTGCTCGCCCCGATCGCCGCGCTGCTCGTGCAGCTCGCGGTCTCGCGCGCGCGCGAGTTCCAGGCCGACGCGACCGGCGCCCGGATCGCCGGCAAGCCGTGGGGCCTCGCGAAGGCGCTCGAGAAGCTCGAGATGGCGAACGCGACGGCGCCGCTCGCGGCCAATCCTTCGACGGCGCACCTCTTCATCGTCAACCCGCTGAGCGGTCAGTCGCTGATGCGCCTCTTCTCGACGCACCCGCCGATCGAGGAGCGCATCGCGCGGCTCCGCGCGATGCGGGCGTAG